The following DNA comes from Thunnus thynnus chromosome 3, fThuThy2.1, whole genome shotgun sequence.
AAAATGAAATCTACAGACAAAGGCTTAACCTGAATAggatttaaaacacacattttactgtGTAGCATCATTCTGAAAAAATTTCAGACATGATGCAGAAAGCAAGAGTTAATGTAGAGAGATCATCATGTGATTGATTTATCGATTGAGGATTCAAAATTTCAGTGgtgaaatcatattttatgCTGAAAATAGAGCTAGCACCTAGCTAGTAGGTCCAGTGAACTGCCATTACATCTGAGGAGAACCAACCTGTCACCAACATACTGGATAAGAATTAATGGAGAAGGAAATGCAAATTCACCTTCAGCTGTTTTGCACAATTGTTGAGTACACATCATTTTCTTGTAATGAGTGCTAAAGGTTTGTTAGAGAAGAAGCTGAATTAGATATAGCTATTTTCCAAATGAGGTGAAGCAGAGGAAGCAGCTCTTTAGTGAGTTagtggctcttaaaagagccgTTGTTGGTTCGTGGAGCAGCAGACAGTTTAAGCTCTCTCTCCGCGGATGCGGCGGGCCAGCTGGATGTCTTTGGGCATGATGGTGACCCTCTTGGCGTGGATGGCGCACAGGTTGGTGTCCTCGAACAGGCCGACCAGGTAAGCCTCGCTGGCCTCCTGCAGAGCCATGACAGCGGAGCTCTGGAAGCGCAGATCGGTCTTGAAGTCCTGAGCGATTTCTCTGACCAGGCGCTGGAAGGGCAGCTTGCGGATCAGCAGCTCGGTGGATTTCTGGTAGCGACGGATCTCTCTCAGAGCCACGGTGCCGGGCCTGTAACGGTGAGGCTTCTTGACGCCGCCGGTGGCCGGGGCGCTCTTACGGGCAGCCTTGGTGGCCAGCTGCTTCCTGGGAGCTTTGCCTCCGGTAGATTTACGGGCAGTCTGCTTGGTTCTTGccattgtttcttctttctctaATCAGGAGAAAATAGTGATGAGAAGAGGAGACACGCTGCTCTTAAAGTGTCGGAGCGGCTGCGGAACTGTGACGCTGCTTCAGACCTCCGGGTCCTGATTGGTGAGCGGCTCCTCCTGGAGCTCATTACCGCCTACAGGAGCCTGAACCTCCGCTGCTTATTGGACAAAAGCCGTTTGAAAAAATGCGCCAAAATAAGAGCGGGCCTCCCTCTGCTGGAGCCTCTTTTCTGGTGGGTGGAGACATCAGCCCTCCTGCCTGCTCGCGGAGATATAAAGGGGGACTTGCTGTGTTTGCTCCACACTTTCTTCGAGTCCAGACTCTAGAAAATAACCTAAAATGAGCGGAAGAGGCAAAACCGGAGGCAAAGCCCGCGCCAAGGCAAAGACCCGCTCCTCTCGTGCCGGGCTCCAGTTCCCAGTCGGTCGTGTTCACAGACATCTGCGCAAAGGCAACTATGCGCAGCGTGTCGGTGCCGGAGCCCCCGTCTACATGGCGGCTGTGCTGGAGTACCTGACCGCTGAGATCCTGGAGCTGGCTGGAAACGCTGCCCGCGACAACAAGAAGACCAGGATCATCCCCCGTCACCTGCAGCTGGCTGTCCGCAACGACGAGGAGCTCAACAAGCTGCTGGGCGGAGTGACCATCGCTCAGGGCGGCGTGTTGCCCAACATCCAGGCTGTGCTGCTGCCCAAGAAGACCGAGAAGCCCGCCAAGAAGTAAACCTGGAGATCTGCTGACTGCTGAAAACCAACCAaaggctcttttaagagccaaACACTCCTCATAAAGGGCAAACATCCTCAtgatacattatattatattgtgtagtcgtaataatatgaaaaataatcataataaatttttaataaatatgatGGTTGTTTGTCTCAACAATCTCAGTaatcaacatttaaaacaagatCATCTAGTCTTAATGTGCACACATCATACTTAACATAATGATCAGTACACGAGCTTTACACACCCTTTGAAAGCTTATACTAGTTATAATCAACGTGGAGATTTGCTGAACACTGCTAAAAGCTATAATGTTTAATAGCGATTTAGAGAGGAGGGTAGTATGGCCATAATCATGTTACATCAGTTATTGTTATGGTTGTCATCTGTTCATCCAACTTTTTAATCATGACGAAATTGTCCTAATACAATTACAGACCTGCAGACTGCTGGAAACCAACCAAAGGCTCTTTAACACTCCTCATAAATAGCAAACATCTTCATGTCTGATACACTGTCGTTAACTCAAATTATATTtagcatgtaaacaaaatgtttaatatttaaataaatctaCAATATATGTAATTATTTACCAGATTTGCTGACCGCTGCTAAAAGCTGTAATTTTAAACTGATTTAGAAAGGAGGGTAGTTGTTGATCTTAGTTGGCTGGTTAAGTGGATGAATATTTTTGAGATCTTTTTGATCTGTTTGATTTGACCTACATATCAATCATGATGCAATTGTCATAATACATTTACAGTTCAACATCATCCTgagtgattttctgtatttgatgCTCAGTTCAGACCATGTTGACTCTGCTGCTCACATTCACTTcagctgaaaaactgaaaatataaagaaaatataagaaaataggAAATGAAGATTAAACTGGCAGGATGTGAGAATGACTGACTTGATATCATATAAATAACTGcagtcagttttcatttttacacataaCCACCTATAAGTGGAGGAACAAAAGAGCTCCCTCTCCTGCCAAACTGTGACTTCATGTTAATAGTTGTATTCTATCTTAAACATAAGAACACttctgaataaaaaacaaaagtcacaGTTTCATCAGTTTGTGCAGCATATGAGACACTATCTGgttaaacatattaaaactgGGATGATGCTCTTTACAGAAAGATGtgtggctcttaaaagagccttTGATCAAGTTCACATGTTGAGACTGATGACAGCTCACTTCTTCTTGGCTGCTGCCTTCTTGGCTTTGGGTTTGGCGACCTTCTTTGCGGGAGCTTTCTTGGCTGCAGGAGCCTTTTTGGCCACTTTCTTGGGGCTCTTGGTGGCCTTCTTGGGGCTCTTGGCTGCTTTCTTGGCCGCCGCGGGCTTCTTGACCTTCTTGGGAGATTTCTTAGCGGCTGCTGTCTTCTTGGCTGCCGCTGTCTTAGGCTTCTTAGCCGCTGCGGGTTTCTTAGGGCTCTTGGCGGGCTTCTTGGCTTTAGGAGCGGCTTTCTTTACGGGCTTCTTGGCCTTGGTTTCAACCGTCTTGCTCATTTTGAACGAGCCGGAGGCCCCGATCCCCTTGACCTGGACCAGAGTCCCCTTGGCCACCAGGCTCTTGATGGCGGTCTTGACGCGGGCCTTGTTCTTCTCCACATCGTAACCTCCGGCAGCCAAAGCCTTCTTGAGGGCGGCTGCTGACACGCCGCTCCGCTCCTTGGATGCGGCCACAGTCTTAACGATGAGCTCGCTGACGCTGGGGCCAGCCTTCTTCGGCTTGGAAACTTTCTTCTTTGCGGCTTTAGCCGGGGCGGCGGCGGGAGCTGGAGCCTCTTCTGCCATTGTTTCTTATAGGTTCAGATTCAACACGAAACTAACAGAGTCTGAGTCAACTGTTGGAGAGTCTGAGGCAGGAGGCTGCACTTAAACACACCATGAGAACCGCGGAGACTCAATCCAGCTGCTGGTTGCTCTGTGCAGTGTGAATGTCTGacacttgtgttttctcttagtgataaaagagtgaaaaatcAGTGTGTGACAAGTGCTGAAGGCTGACAGTGAAGGCAGCAGATAGCGGACATGTGTCTCTTCATATTGAAGTCATGTAGAGTTCTGATgtcttctgctttttctttgtggAGCAAACAAACCTCACCTGTTCACCGCCGTGGACGGCACTGCTCAGCgacttttctctctcatttctctcctAAAGTGCCGTAAAATACATCCGAGCTCCACCAAAACCACTTTTCCAGCTGGCTCACATGTTTGTTCACAGACTCAAAGTAAAAACATCCCTCTGTTGCTGATCAGTTTGTAATAATATGAAGCGATTCTGGTCGcagcaaacacactgatgaGGCTCATGATGCAGTTTAGCCAGACTTCCTGTCAGAGCTGCTCTGTGGCTGCGAACATTTCTTCTCTTATTCTGAggactgtttttaatttaaatacaataaagtcttaaataaaatatagtaagtgagaataaaataaagtcgATGTCTTCTGTTAATGTAACATCTGCctcttgcatgttacattaaatacatcatTTGAGCTTTAAATGGTCACTATGTCTAATAGCAAAATCTTGGAAAATAGAAcataattttgtcagtaattttaccttcatttaatagttgtaaggtgagcatatttgtgttatttgcacatttgtatgctgttatcttatatttcatatttaatattagGCTACACAGTATCCAAGGTAACCATGCAGCTATAAAGCATCACTGGGGGAACAAGTCAGACCAGGTGAGACCTGTAAATATGAATGTATAGCTGATCTGAGAGAGAGtttattactaattataactatattgacattcagagtgattatcTATGTGAACTGAATCATCTCTATCAATAGTGTCTTTTATATAATCTGTAATATAGTAAGTCTTTGATCCTGGTCAAGGTTCGACCGTTGGCCTtgtgatttgttatttaacGGTTATTAAGCTTCGTCACAGAAATCGTTCATTAGTAcagtaagtttcctttgattatgattttatttacattaaatagttttactgagacCGGGCTTGTATCCTCCAGATCCCGAAGTGCTTAAACAGTAATCATTGAATCGACATCGgagcgtctgtgtgtgttcgtTGGAGTCAACTACTTACTGTCAGCCGTTAgtccaacatcatcatcatcatcatcacaacacatgGCAGAGACTGTAGGCTGTCACTATTATCAGCAATACAAAAGAAACTTAACGAGGGCATTATAAACTGTGAGGTTAATATAATCCCCTGTTACATTCATGAACAAACATAGTTCTAAAGACTCGTACAAATAAGTTCAAAGAGAGTTTGAGTATAAGACGAGTCCACAGCTGACAGAACATGTTCAATACTAAATGAGTTGGATAAAACTCAGATGTATCACGTAGATAGAACCGAATAAAAGGACACGATGAAGCTCATGATGCCTCTGCACACATGTCTGCTACTGCTTCCTCTGAGAAAAGCTGTGGAGGAGGGTAAATCTCTGGTTCAGTGGCCACAAACACAAGGTGGGGGGGTCTGAGACACACAGTGTGCCGGTGTGATAGATTTACACAGTCAGTGGACCAGACGCTGTTTCATCAGACACTTTCCCTGAGaatgttctatttttttttaaaaatacagaagatCTTTATTAAATTTCACATAGTTATAattcacaaacaaacagtaatttACATTAACAATAAAGTGCAACCAGTGCCAAAGTGCAAAACATCAATTAAGTGCATAAAGTCCAGTAATCCTGTTTAAAGTGCTGTCAGATCATAAGTCCAGTATGTTCCAGGTGAGATGCTCAGATTTGTCAGTAATTATCTGTTTAACTACGATGTCGCTGTAGATCACAGTCTGTTGCATTATCAACACAGATAATCAATTGTATCAGTTCTGTGTGTTTAGATAGCAGTTTATCATCAATAATACAATACATGACAGTTCTGCAATTTAAATTAAAGACACCAACAGCTTTCAGTTTGTCACAGACTTCGTGAGCTCTGTAACAGTCCATTAAGAGAAGCTGCTGTGTCTCATCATCATTGCAGAAGATCattggacatttttttgtagTAACATAACAACTCCAATAACTCTAAGAATGTTCTCAGTAATATACGTCATGTGTTGTGAACTTCCATTGTAGATCTATAAGCTGCTGCCTGAATTTGCTCAATGAGAAgccagtttttctttaaaactcTGAGCAGAAGAAACATTAGATGCGCAAAACTTGGTTTCTTTTCTAATGTTACATTGTTCTGTTGTCTTACAGACCAGTAAAAGTCATCTTattgatatttcttttctcttgtctttatttgcatatttagtATTGAAGTAATCCAAAAGTAACAGAAAGTAATAAGTTACATTACTTTAATATTGTGATACTTGGATAAGGCTACTGACGGCATTTATTAACAGGTATCTATAGAGCTCTACATGGTCAGACACTGCTGTAGGTCTCCAGCAGGTCTCTGAGCTCCTCTGATCAGGGTTCGCTGGTTGTTCCTCAATCTAGACTTAAAATTAAAGGAGACTGACTTTGTGGTTGTGGCTCGTAAACGTTGGAATTCTCTCCCTTCGGACTTAAGATTTGTGGacactttaaaaagcagctgaagacccatttgttcagacttgtctttgtgtaattttctattttctatttattactgttttttattgtgttttatgtctgtatgtgtgtttatgctttATATCCTCTGTGAAGCAGTTTGTGAGGCCTCTGCTACATAGATAAAGTTACTGAGAGAAAGCAGATATATGACACAGAGGGCATTTTCCTTCGCGTGGACTCAACTCAATTCTACTTCCAAATAGAACAGAAATATCAAAGgtaaagcagaaaacacatttttactcatCGCCATTTCGGGGCCTGTTCTTCAATTTTCTTCacaaaaattagaaaaaaaagagaaaaaaagaagagaattGAAGAACCAACtaagacaaaatgagacataaGACCACTTACTATGAATAGAAAAGGGTGTAAACCCTGAGCTTTCCCTCCAAGATCATGATCTTCTAGTTCTGGATGCAACACCTGAGATGAAAATACTCATCAGCTCCATCCAACAATTTAATGGTTAAAGGATGAATTCATAAACAATAATCATATACTCATATCCTTTATACCTTGAAGCATCAAATTATaataagaaaaagagggaaattttTACTATGAAGTACAAAGATTCAGTTTACATCAACTTTATTTGAGTCATTTAGACAAcagaagcttcatattagtcaAAAGGCTTAATATATTAGTCAAAAGGCTTAATAGAAACACTTctgataaaagtgaaaatatttcacttttactgACATTGCAAGCTTGTTAATGAAGGCTATTTAATTTGTAGCATAAAGATAAAATCCATGAAGCTCAACAAATTCATGCTGTTGTTCCGTTGGTGGCGCTaaagcagaaaaagagtcacaaCCAACATAATGATCCGTAGAAGAAGCTGCAGCGCGCCCCTGTCTTCAATCACGTCCTCAACTCGGAAATAAATAGCTGGGTCTCAGACAAATGAAACACTCGAAAAGAAAGTACTCGACTAGTGAAAATGAGcggaagaggaaaaggaggaaagggACTCGGTAAAGGAGGCGCCAAGCGTCACCGTAAAGTCCTCCGTGATAACATCCAGGGAATCACCAAACCCGCCATCCGCCGTCTGGCTCGCCGTGGTGGAGTCAAGCGTATCTCCGGTCTGATCTACGAGGAGACCCGCGGAGTGTTGAAGGTCTTCCTGGAGAATGTCATCCGTGATGCCGTCACCTACACCGAGCACGCCAAGAGAAAGACCGTGACCGCCATGGATGTGGTTTATGCTCTCAAGAGGCAGGGACGCACTCTGTACGGCTTCGGAGGTTAAAGTCATCCAccattacaacaaaacaaaggtCCTTTTAAGGACCAAACACTCACTCTGAGAGCTTTTACCTCCACAAATCTAACTAGCTTAATGTtttgaagaaatattttttattttctcatttttttttatacacacacacacacacgtatgggAAGAATATACACAGGTGGACAtaagctactttttttttttttttttttttttgttctcccTGGTTTAATGTTTAGAATGGATGTTGATGTATACAACAACCATGCTGTCAGAGTATGGGTAAAGTTTACTCATTTTGTTATATTCCCTTTATATTTGCTGATGGAAAATAAGAGTTGTTGTTGTGGAGTtggtttactttttttttttgacacataaaagattaaatgaatATCAGTAACTTTGTGTTCATGTCCTACACATGTTCCAACAAAAAACATGGtggaaatatttcatatttagaGGCTTTTGGATAGCAGGTGTGTTTaattaaagtgattttaaagGGGCTATATGATAAAGAATggtgtacatatatataaaatatatataagctGCTTCACTCCTCTGCACTTCAAAAGactcaattaaaaacatttacacaaacacttgatttatatacacacattttactgtatACATAGTTTATCATGTATGAATATGGCACTAATTAAATGTTGATCACTTACACTTCCTGTTTGAAACTGAACACCAAGTATTGAAATGGTTTAGATATTGTGTTGACTAAAAAGATtcagaacaaaacattttcatgagCACTTGTTATAATATACATAATTTGTCATGCATGGATGTATTCCGCTGATGTTGGTATTTATACTTTATTGCAATTGACTGAAAACCATACACATTGAAATAAGCAGTTTGAGTAGAATTTGTATTATagttatatatacacacacacacacacacactaaacaatTATAGTAGAGAAATCAGTGTGAGACAGAAATAAGGAGGCAGCAGAGTGACAGGAATAAAGCTCTCAGGTGAAGGTGTGGGTGGTCCTGAAAAGGACCTTTGACTTGTTGGGACTAGGAGCAGGTTTACTTGGAGCTGGTGTACTTGGTGACGGCCTTGGTGCCCTCAGACACGGCGTGTTTGGCCAGCTCACCGGGCAGCAGCAGGCGGACGGCGGTCTGGATCTCCCTGGAGGTGATGGTGGAGCGTTTGTTGTAGTGAGCAAGGCGGGAAGCCTCACCGGCGATGCGCTCAAAGATGTCCCCCACGAAGGAGTTCATGATGCCCATGGCCTTGGAGGAGATGCCGGTGTCGGGGTGGACCTGCTTCAGCACCTTGTACACGTAGATGGCGTAGCTCTCCTTCCTggtcttcctcttcttcttgccGGTCTTGGTGGCTTTAGACACGGCCTTCTTGGAGCCTTTCTTCGGTGCTTTAACTGGATCAGGCATGATTTCGTCGTTGAATTTTCTCAAACGAATATCATCAACAACTCCAAACGGCGTTTAAATATCCATCTGATGCAAACTTCACTGCGTCGTTGCTCGCACACGATTGGTTGATTTCTTGTAAGCGAGACGGGGCATGCGCAAAACAATCTACACTGCGGACGTAGTTGAAGACGGTCAGCGCGAATTTAGCTGAAGGCGCCAAACTCAGCAGCAACctctcccctctttctttcctttttgttgttttttcttttttttaacgtATTTAATCGACATGATCTTtaaattcaaagtgctttgacaAGTAAAAGCAGCTTTGCAGGATGACTTTCACATCTTcttaaagataaaaaacaaaatctcttCATCACAGCAAGCAGTTTTGTGGATTGAGAGATTACATCTCAGGCAAAATTAGTCAATCTGGATTAAAatttaactaacaaacaagatgaccaacagtcacatatggatgttatgacatgaatacttcatctccatgatagaaagaagaagacatcagataacgtgagtcagatacagcttctctctctctgtctcgttgctaatttcatctctgatggttaaatgtctctctgtgtggctgttgtgtgaatttatctccttaacaaaaatgcagcagagatatatatataatgtgttgtgggtagtttgcttgttgaagttacagtaagctgtctggactcactcattcatgtggaattgatcccgtttttaattgagtggttgctCAGTCatctgttgatgttgtatgattagtgaatgagtgcaggaggtctggctgcttgcttctgacagtttctttagttcatttttaagctgagccgtatattgagtaataagcttaaagtaactagaataacaatgttaattaaagctgcaagcagcgttgaacgggacCTCATGCCTCCGCGCACATCGGGCCACGgtgcaatcgaagggcttctgtgacgggcatgtagatgtcttcagacctgggctgttttcagacagtgcaagaaggagataaacatcacttcctttgtccactattttgcctgctgctggggctgctttgctgaaatttcatagggggcgcaattcagccagtttgcatcactgatggaatattgtcatgtagacgtgttcagacCCACAtaacctggtcaaagtttgattgaaatgtgtactgtcaggtgtgtagagacaataagtaactgcagctggacacagaaaaatactcatatattttaatggagagtgtgagtgaaccgctaggtgcttgggccctaataaaggaaaaactgcagtacagagctacaaattttagttttgatggtatttttctacagcactttatcactaaactgtcaccctcactccattttttcccttcccctcataggtcatcctcactactgaattatacatataagacctataattattgtaaaatgaatgataataacatcaaacttcatacaaagtttgtatataatgtactgtatgtatataggcctttctgctgtttctcacagtaagaggccGGACAATTCAAACAGGATTTGAaggctttcagcttcctcccagtgcagaaatcacaggccacatcttcaggtccagcatagcagtgatcagcaggagcagcttggagttcAGTCTTCTTCAACTCCTCCActaaatctgctaacatggtgtttttcatcagGACAGGCTTCagtgtgaaggtctgtctgcactgagggcagctgtagattttatatacacacacatatatatatatatatatatatatatatatatatatggtccTTTCACAGTTAAAGTGTATGCCTGTAAGACTTTCTGGAGCACAAGAACTTTGTagtactttgtgtgtgtgtgtgtgtgtgtgtgtgtgtgtgtgtgtgtgtgtgcgtgtgtgtgtaaacaattACACATTCATAATGACCTGGAGCAGTTCACAGTCACCATCATTTTATCACCCTAAAAGCTAATGAAATGTAGACAAACTGAGTTGGGGAGCAGTAACCTCCACTACATCTCTGGTTGGCAGGATGAAGGCACCCTCTTGTGTTGTGCAGTTTTCATATttcagtgacatcacaacatcactgcagGAAAACTTCACTGAGCCTTTGGCAGcttcgagagagagagagagagagagagagagagagagagagagagagagagagagagagagagagagagagagagaaatatgtgGGGCATGTACagaatatgattttttttttttttttttaaaggggagaGATGGACAACTAATTAACTTCTACTCAATAACTGAATTGTTCTGTTATCAAACTAGATGTTACATTTCACGTCCCTTTTTCTGCACtggtcactttcatatatttcattaaaCTGGACTTAACATTGTATATTGTATTCAACATCCATGGTTATATAATCTAATTTTTGCACTTGTCTCCATCTCTTGGTCTGTAGAGCAGTCCATATTAACTTTGTActgtcaatatttcatttcaagttgtATTTACCATTTCAAAGCTATTATTCTGCCATTCTGTAAATCAATTTTAGAtttcaaatttcattttttaactaaAATGTAATACTAATTTGTATATttcattcttattattattactaccaTACTCTTGTTATATTTGTACTCTTCTATGTTGTGATTGTGGGAGCAAACAACGccagacacattctttgtatggtGAAAACTTGGTAACACTTGACCATTAACTGGACTGAATCAGCCACTGAAGTGATTTGTCAATTAATAACTGACAATAAAAATGGAGATCTGGTTCTGTTAGAAAAGAGATGAGTAATGTCTGATCACTTAGTTCAATGATATTTGGATAGTTAGACCGAGATATAGCTACTTGATTTTATGACAGAACAGAGGACAAATTCACTGATACATAACCGATGTGATCCTGGCAGGAATTTGAGGACACTTAGTTGTTACAAAGAACAAGTTTGTCAGTGAGAAGTTACAGAGGCAGATCTAGAGGACAGACATTTTCTTTGGACACGCAGAACGTAATGCAACATGAATATGAAGCATGTGATTATAAGATGCATGAACAACAGTGTAAAAAGAGGCAGACTGAAGAAAATGGAGGTTGACGGTTTGTTAGAGACAAATCTGAATTTGtaatatttccaaaatgatggggagaagcagaggaagcaACTCTTTAGTGAGTTagtggctcttaaaagagccgTTGTTGGTTCGTGGAGCAGCAGACAGTTTAAGCTCTCTCTCCGCGGATGCGGCGGGCCAGCTGGATGTCTTTGGGCATGATGGTGACCCTCTTGGCGTGGATGGCGCACAGGTTGGTGTCCTCGAACAGGCCGACCAGGTAAGCCTCGCTGGCCTCCTGCAGAGCCATGACAGCGGAGCTCTGGAAGCGCAGATCGGTCTTGAAGTCCTGAGCGATTTCTCTGACCAGGCGCTGGAAGGGCAGCTTGCGGATCAGCAGCTCGGTGGATTTCTGGTAGCGACGGATCTCTCTCAGAGCCACGGTACCGGGCCTGTAACGGTGAGGCTTCTTGACGCCGCCGGTGGCCGGGGCGCTCTTACGGGCAGCCTTGGTGGCCAGCTGCTTCCTGGGAGCTTTGCCTCCGGTGGATTTACGGGCAGTCTGCTTGGTTCTTGccattgtttcttctttctctgaTCAGAAAAATAGTGATGAGAAGAGGAGACACGCTGCTCTTAAAGTGTCGGAGCGGCTGCGGAACTGTGACGCTGCTTCAGACCTCCGGGTCCTGATTGGTGAGCGGCTCCTCCTGGAGCTCATTACCGCCTACAGGAGCCTGAACCTCCGCTGCTTATTGGACAAAAGCCGTTTGAAAAAGTCCGCCAAAATAAGAGCGGGCCTCCCTCTGCTGGAGCCTCTTTTCTGGTGGGTGGAGACATCAGCCCTCCTGCCTGCTCGCGGAGATATAAAGAAGAGTTTGCGGTGTTTGCTCCACACTTTCTTTGAGTCCAGACTCTAGAAAATAACCTAAAATGAGCGGAAGAGGCAAGACCGGAGGCAAAGCCCGCGCCAAGGCAAAGACCCGCTCCTCTCGGGCCGGGCTCCAGTTCCCAGTCGGCCGTGTTCACAGGCTGCTGCGCAAAGGCAACTATGCGGAGCGTGTCGGTGCCGGAGCCCCCGTCTATCTGGCGGCTGTGCTGGAGTACCTGACCGCTGAGATCCTGGAGCTGGCTGGAAACGCTGCCCGCGACAACAAGAAGACCAGGATCATCCCCCGTCACCTGCAGCTGGCTGTCCGCAACGACGAGGAGCTCAACAAGCTGCTGGGCGGAGTGACCATCGCTCAGGGCGGCGTGTTGCCCAACATCCAGGCTGTGCTGCTGCCCAAGAAGACCGAGAAGCCCGCCAAGAAGTAAACCTGGAGACCTGCTGACTGCTGGAAACCAACCAaaggctcttttaagagccaaACACTCCTCATAAAGGGCAAACATCCTCATGACTCTGATACACTcgttaaaacacaaacataatacTGATGTTCAGTGTCACAATATATGATAACTGCATTCAAATTATAATGATGGTTGTTGGTTATGTTgctaaaaat
Coding sequences within:
- the LOC137180234 gene encoding histone H3, whose translation is MARTKQTARKSTGGKAPRKQLATKAARKSAPATGGVKKPHRYRPGTVALREIRRYQKSTELLIRKLPFQRLVREIAQDFKTDLRFQSSAVMALQEASEAYLVGLFEDTNLCAIHAKRVTIMPKDIQLARRIRGERA
- the LOC137180233 gene encoding histone H1-like, which translates into the protein MAEEAPAPAAAPAKAAKKKVSKPKKAGPSVSELIVKTVAASKERSGVSAAALKKALAAGGYDVEKNKARVKTAIKSLVAKGTLVQVKGIGASGSFKMSKTVETKAKKPVKKAAPKAKKPAKSPKKPAAAKKPKTAAAKKTAAAKKSPKKVKKPAAAKKAAKSPKKATKSPKKVAKKAPAAKKAPAKKVAKPKAKKAAAKKK
- the LOC137180238 gene encoding histone H4, with protein sequence MSGRGKGGKGLGKGGAKRHRKVLRDNIQGITKPAIRRLARRGGVKRISGLIYEETRGVLKVFLENVIRDAVTYTEHAKRKTVTAMDVVYALKRQGRTLYGFGG
- the LOC137180235 gene encoding histone H3, whose protein sequence is MARTKQTARKSTGGKAPRKQLATKAARKSAPATGGVKKPHRYRPGTVALREIRRYQKSTELLIRKLPFQRLVREIAQDFKTDLRFQSSAVMALQEASEAYLVGLFEDTNLCAIHAKRVTIMPKDIQLARRIRGERA
- the LOC137180237 gene encoding histone H2B 3-like, whose protein sequence is MPDPVKAPKKGSKKAVSKATKTGKKKRKTRKESYAIYVYKVLKQVHPDTGISSKAMGIMNSFVGDIFERIAGEASRLAHYNKRSTITSREIQTAVRLLLPGELAKHAVSEGTKAVTKYTSSK